The following are encoded in a window of Persicobacter psychrovividus genomic DNA:
- a CDS encoding MarR family winged helix-turn-helix transcriptional regulator, giving the protein MHETYDEHCLYFAANTLARKISKLADEAFVPVGIPASYAYLLIYIQGNPSALQSELADGMHLKPSTITRFVDKLVNADLIVRKKEGRVVTVSLTNKGEEVIPKITSALKNLHDHYCELLGEAAALKLIQGVYQANNKLE; this is encoded by the coding sequence ATGCATGAAACTTACGATGAACATTGCTTGTATTTTGCCGCCAATACCCTGGCGCGGAAAATTTCCAAATTAGCCGACGAGGCCTTTGTTCCTGTGGGTATTCCAGCTTCTTATGCCTATTTGCTGATCTATATTCAGGGCAATCCTTCGGCTTTACAAAGTGAATTGGCGGATGGCATGCACCTGAAACCTTCCACCATTACCCGCTTTGTGGACAAGCTGGTGAATGCGGATTTGATTGTCCGGAAAAAAGAGGGGCGGGTGGTGACAGTTTCCTTGACCAACAAAGGGGAGGAGGTGATTCCGAAGATCACATCAGCATTAAAAAATCTTCACGATCATTACTGTGAGCTCCTCGGGGAAGCTGCAGCCCTGAAACTCATTCAGGGGGTTTATCAAGCCAATAATAAATTGGAATAA